In Pseudomonadota bacterium, the following are encoded in one genomic region:
- a CDS encoding alpha/beta fold hydrolase encodes MTSTLELVTNGPHGARCSLVMAHGAGQGMHSDFMTCMAEGVAAAGIRVVRFEFPYMRKGRQDGRRRAPDRMPVLKACWLEALAALARQPEHHVFIGGKSMGGRVASLIADEVQAAGLICLGFPFHAPGRSAKGRIEHLYTLKTRALIVQGTRDAFGTPSQVRGYELPAAIKLAWIEDGDHSLKTRARSGRTRAQALQEAVEALVAFIRGP; translated from the coding sequence ATGACGAGCACGCTCGAGCTGGTGACGAACGGTCCGCACGGCGCACGCTGCAGCTTGGTCATGGCGCACGGAGCGGGACAAGGCATGCACAGCGACTTCATGACATGCATGGCCGAGGGCGTGGCCGCTGCGGGCATCCGCGTGGTGCGTTTCGAGTTTCCCTACATGCGCAAAGGACGGCAGGATGGAAGGCGGCGCGCGCCCGATCGGATGCCCGTGCTCAAGGCGTGCTGGCTTGAAGCGCTCGCTGCCTTGGCGCGCCAGCCCGAGCATCACGTGTTCATCGGCGGCAAGTCCATGGGCGGGCGCGTGGCCAGCCTGATCGCCGATGAGGTACAGGCGGCCGGCCTGATATGCCTGGGCTTTCCCTTTCACGCTCCGGGACGCTCGGCAAAAGGCCGCATCGAGCATCTATACACGCTCAAGACGCGAGCCCTGATCGTTCAGGGCACACGGGACGCCTTCGGAACACCAAGCCAAGTCCGAGGCTATGAGCTGCCGGCGGCGATCAAGCTCGCGTGGATCGAGGACGGCGACCACTCGCTGAAAACGCGAGCCCGCTCGGGTCGCACCCGCGCGCAGGCGCTGCAGGAGGCCGTCGAGGCGCTGGTGGCCTTTATTCGGGGGCCTTAG
- a CDS encoding PilZ domain-containing protein, whose translation MKGQAGSKRVPPEIPDPTPTYTRQHDRYLVKWGALIRRGFDVSPARVVDISAGGVRLQSALALQRMDQVVVVFEGCPGRPELNARVRHHELLRGELGLEFMGDAARSHAQALVRHAVAQGAVLRALDPEGPAERSANVTTP comes from the coding sequence GTGAAAGGGCAAGCCGGCAGCAAACGCGTGCCGCCAGAGATTCCAGATCCCACACCAACCTACACCCGCCAGCACGATCGCTACCTGGTCAAATGGGGGGCGTTGATCCGCCGGGGTTTCGATGTGTCGCCCGCGCGGGTCGTCGATATCTCCGCCGGCGGGGTACGGCTGCAGTCAGCGCTGGCCTTGCAGCGCATGGACCAGGTAGTCGTGGTCTTCGAGGGTTGCCCTGGCCGTCCAGAGCTCAACGCAAGAGTGAGGCACCACGAACTGCTCAGGGGAGAGCTTGGTCTGGAGTTCATGGGGGATGCGGCTCGCAGCCATGCTCAGGCGCTCGTGCGGCACGCGGTCGCCCAGGGGGCTGTGCTGCGCGCGCTGGATCCAGAAGGACCGGCCGAGCGCTCGGCGAACGTAACCACGCCCTGA
- the gcvP gene encoding aminomethyl-transferring glycine dehydrogenase gives MNPAPPSPGTAGHGRFVDRHLGSTPAEIEQLLAAVECPSLDDLVHSTLPEALLGQMALELPPAKSESDALEALRALAERNSVCRNFIGMGYHGCIVPAVIQRNILENPGWYTQYTPYQSEISQGRLEALLNFQTLVSDLCKLPLANASLLDEATAAAEAMTMCRNLARGKQSGFFASSDCHPQTLGVLGTRAASSGVGLRVGAIDEIDFSAQKLCGVIVQYPTTDGRVLDYSDLAARAHDSGALLVMAADPLALTLLRAPGEIGADIAVGSTQRLGVPMGFGGPHAAYIAARESYRRQLPGRLVGVSRDALGQTAFRLALQTREQHIRRDKATSNICTAQVLLAIMTSMYAVYHGPEGLRAIGERVHRLTRLLAAGLRNLGLDCGAAPFFDTLKIKLTAEQRTAVLAAAGARHINLRLYEDSALGVSLDETHAEQDILELLDVFSQRTGTAADGSGSRSRAADAALEAQVERPGPLAALHARTSDYLTHPTFNSYRTEHELLRYMHRLQGGDLSLTTSMIPLGSCTMKLNATAEMLPVSWPEFANMHPFAPAQQSRGYARLLEDLERWLTAITGMPAVSLQPNAGSQGEYAGLLAIRTYHLSRGEGRRNVCLIPTSAHGTNPASAVIAGYRVVAVQCDSSGNIDIDDLRHKSEAHERDLGALMITYPSTHGVFEEGIKEICSIVHAAGGQVYLDGANLNALVGLCTPATIGADVCHLNLHKTFCIPHGGGGPGMGPIAAASHLSRFLPGHPLTRTSEANAVGPVAAAPYGSPGILPIPWMYIAMMGADGLTKATQVAILNANYMVQRLKSHYDILYVGKNGRVAHEFVLDARPFKASAGIEVEDIAKRLIDFGFHAPTMSWPVAGTLMIEPTESESKAELDRFCDAMIAIRAEIRAIERGELDRTNNPLKNAPHPALALASDHWDHPYSREQAAYPLAWLKQRKFWPSVARVDNAYGDRHLACTCPPVTSVAEGER, from the coding sequence ATGAACCCCGCCCCGCCTTCGCCCGGCACCGCTGGTCACGGACGCTTCGTGGACCGGCACCTCGGCTCCACGCCGGCCGAGATCGAACAGCTGCTGGCAGCTGTCGAATGCCCTTCTCTTGACGATCTGGTGCACTCGACGCTGCCCGAGGCCCTGCTCGGGCAGATGGCACTCGAGCTTCCCCCCGCCAAGAGCGAATCCGATGCGCTCGAAGCGCTGCGCGCCCTGGCCGAACGCAACAGTGTTTGCCGCAACTTCATCGGCATGGGCTACCACGGCTGCATCGTGCCTGCCGTGATCCAGCGAAACATCCTGGAGAATCCTGGCTGGTACACGCAATACACGCCGTATCAATCGGAGATCTCCCAGGGAAGACTCGAGGCCTTGCTGAACTTCCAGACCCTGGTGAGCGATCTGTGCAAGCTGCCCCTGGCCAACGCGTCGCTGCTGGACGAAGCCACGGCAGCAGCTGAGGCCATGACCATGTGTCGCAACCTCGCCCGTGGCAAACAATCGGGGTTCTTCGCTAGCTCGGATTGCCATCCCCAGACCCTGGGCGTGCTTGGTACGCGCGCCGCTTCCAGCGGCGTCGGACTTCGGGTTGGAGCGATCGACGAGATCGATTTCTCGGCGCAGAAGCTATGCGGAGTGATCGTCCAATACCCCACGACGGACGGACGCGTCTTGGACTACTCGGACCTCGCCGCACGCGCCCACGACTCCGGGGCGCTCCTGGTGATGGCCGCCGACCCCCTGGCGCTCACCCTGTTGCGCGCGCCGGGCGAGATCGGCGCCGACATCGCCGTGGGCTCCACCCAGCGCCTGGGCGTGCCCATGGGCTTCGGCGGGCCGCACGCCGCCTACATTGCGGCGCGTGAAAGCTACCGGCGCCAACTACCCGGCCGGCTCGTGGGCGTGTCACGTGACGCGCTCGGCCAAACGGCGTTTCGGCTTGCTCTGCAAACACGTGAGCAGCACATCCGACGTGACAAGGCCACCAGCAACATCTGCACTGCTCAGGTCCTGTTGGCCATCATGACCTCGATGTACGCCGTGTACCACGGTCCCGAGGGCCTGCGTGCCATAGGCGAACGAGTGCATCGTCTCACACGCCTTCTTGCCGCCGGTCTTCGCAACCTCGGTCTCGACTGCGGCGCAGCGCCCTTCTTCGATACGCTCAAGATCAAGCTGACCGCCGAACAGCGCACTGCGGTGCTCGCGGCTGCCGGTGCGCGGCACATCAACCTGCGCCTCTACGAGGACTCCGCGCTCGGCGTGTCGCTGGACGAAACGCACGCCGAACAGGACATACTGGAGTTGCTGGATGTCTTCAGCCAGAGGACCGGCACAGCGGCGGATGGCAGCGGGAGCCGTTCGCGTGCGGCCGATGCCGCGCTCGAGGCCCAGGTCGAGAGGCCGGGGCCGCTCGCAGCCCTGCACGCACGCACGAGCGACTACCTGACGCACCCGACCTTCAACAGCTACCGCACCGAGCATGAGCTGCTTCGCTACATGCACCGGCTGCAGGGCGGGGATCTCTCGCTGACTACATCCATGATCCCGCTCGGCTCCTGCACCATGAAGCTGAACGCCACTGCGGAAATGCTGCCCGTGAGCTGGCCCGAATTCGCGAACATGCATCCCTTTGCTCCGGCGCAGCAGAGCCGCGGCTACGCCCGGCTGCTCGAGGATCTCGAGCGCTGGCTAACAGCCATCACAGGCATGCCGGCGGTTTCGCTGCAGCCGAACGCGGGCTCGCAGGGAGAGTACGCCGGCTTGCTGGCTATCCGCACCTACCACCTCAGCAGAGGCGAGGGGCGTCGCAACGTATGCCTGATCCCAACCTCGGCCCACGGCACCAATCCGGCCAGCGCCGTCATAGCGGGCTATCGAGTCGTGGCGGTTCAATGCGATAGCAGCGGGAACATCGATATCGACGACCTCCGGCACAAGTCGGAAGCGCACGAGCGCGATCTGGGAGCGCTCATGATCACGTACCCTTCGACCCACGGCGTGTTCGAAGAGGGCATCAAAGAGATCTGTTCGATCGTCCACGCTGCCGGCGGCCAGGTGTATTTGGACGGTGCCAACCTCAACGCGCTCGTGGGGTTATGCACCCCGGCAACCATCGGCGCGGACGTGTGCCACTTGAATCTGCACAAGACGTTTTGCATCCCTCACGGTGGCGGGGGGCCGGGCATGGGCCCCATCGCAGCCGCCTCGCACCTCTCGCGCTTCCTGCCCGGTCATCCGCTGACCCGCACGAGCGAGGCCAACGCTGTCGGTCCGGTGGCGGCGGCACCCTACGGAAGCCCCGGGATTCTACCTATTCCCTGGATGTACATCGCGATGATGGGAGCGGACGGGCTGACCAAGGCTACCCAGGTCGCGATTCTGAACGCGAACTATATGGTGCAGCGGTTGAAGAGCCATTACGACATCCTCTACGTGGGCAAGAACGGACGAGTCGCGCACGAGTTCGTGCTGGACGCGCGACCTTTCAAGGCGAGCGCGGGTATCGAGGTGGAAGACATCGCCAAGCGCCTGATCGACTTCGGCTTCCACGCCCCAACGATGTCGTGGCCGGTAGCGGGCACGCTCATGATCGAGCCCACGGAAAGCGAATCGAAGGCCGAGCTGGATCGCTTCTGCGATGCCATGATCGCCATCCGTGCAGAGATCCGCGCCATCGAGCGGGGTGAGCTGGACCGCACGAATAACCCGCTCAAGAACGCGCCTCACCCGGCGCTCGCGCTCGCAAGCGATCACTGGGACCATCCCTACAGCCGCGAGCAAGCGGCCTATCCTCTGGCTTGGCTGAAGCAACGCAAGTTCTGGCCGTCGGTGGCGCGGGTGGATAACGCATACGGCGACCGCCACCTCGCGTGCACCTGCCCGCCGGTCACGAGCGTGGCGGAAGGCGAACGCTAG